The Peromyscus maniculatus bairdii isolate BWxNUB_F1_BW_parent chromosome 3, HU_Pman_BW_mat_3.1, whole genome shotgun sequence genome segment GTCCTGTGGTTAAGACATTCGGTCACTAAGTAGACACAAATCATCTCAGGAAACCATCAAAGATGACAAAATGTTCcatttttacttttccttcacACATTTTACAATTCCTTCACATTGTACAATTCAATCAGGGAATTTATCCATTCTCTTTTCACAGACACAGGGGTGCTTTATACCACAGTCATCACTACGTATACCTCCAAAATTGAGAAATGCACAGCCTCTACGTCCCTTCAATGATTTTGTCATCAAATtactataaaacaaaatatataatggGAAGTTATTAAATTTGAAGCTTATATTGATTCAGGCCATGATTTTACAAAGATTATAGaccaaaatatacaaaatatagaaTTAATtggctaattaattaattaaatcttcactaatgatgttttgttttttccaaattcATGAGAAATGGTCTCTGGCCATTGGGCcacatggctcagtggataaaagccaTTGCCACCAAACATGACAACACAAATTTAGTCCTCAGAtaccacacagtagaaggagagaagtgagtcCTGCTACTTACATTGTCCTCTAACCACAGATGTGCTGTAACATGATTACATATAcattcacagaaaaataaaaaaataataataaataaacagaaaaataatttcttaatcaCAATTCTACTCTTTATCTCTTCCACACTGTTAACTTTTCATCATCAAGTGAAATTAACTTCCAGTATTGCTAAGGAATAATTTTACACTACAGTTGATTTCCTATGATGCTTTTTtcaataaagacatttttaaaaaacaagaaaaataaatgtatgtggcAAACAGGACAAGGTGTtacagcctgggcaacacagagaCTTTTAACCACACTAGCCTGATGAGAATCTGTTCAAAGAACAGTAGAAAGGGAGTGAAAAACAGAGAACTCCGTGGGGCTGAGAGGACAAACAGATAAATCTCCAACAAAAGATAACCTACCTTCAGCCCTGAATTTAAACCAGGTTGAAACAGAGTATTTAGATTTATCCTAGGAACAAAAGAGGCAGATAAATGAAACTAAGCGGCCCATGGATCATAGACAGAACAGGTGAGGTACAGTAGGAATGAGTATGCATATCGGTCAGCCATGAGATATGATGATgggacaataaataaaacatatatgttGAACATGGGCAAAGAGGAAAAGACCCAGAAGACAGTAACTGTTCACAAGACAGACATGGAGTACACATTCTGCATCATGAGCTCTTAACTTTACTTCCATGTTGGAGCACACCTAATCCTCTACccaagaaatacagattaagaTCATAGCTTCTCACTAGGTCCATTAGAATCTTACACTGAAAGAGATGTCCAAGCTACTGCATCTTCCCACTGGAGAAAATGCTTGTGGAAACCACAGAAACCTTCTGATCATGGGCCTTCTATTCTGAAGCCTCATGTCTGGCCCTAGTAATCACACCATCACAGGGAACAGTTCTGCAGCATAGGCAAGGACTACAAAGATCCCTTAACCTGGGAGAAGGCATCCTTTCAATCCCTGGTACCTCACTCTACATGTTACTACCTGCCCATTTCACTCTGTCTGGTGCAGTATAATACAAATGTATTAACTCTGTGGCCATTCATGGTAAACACCATCAATTCTAGTTTGATTCTACCTTGAAAAGTAAAGATAGGAATAGCAGAGTTAGCCTGTATGAATGATACTTCATAGAGAAAAGCCAAAATTAATAACAATACTAATCTATGTGCTTTGAACATATTAATACACCCTATAAGGCCTTCTCTTTTTGATCACCCCTGTGACAGTCTGTCCACCTCTGTGACAGCCTGCTTGAGGGTGTCCTTGGAGGAAAGCAAGTAAATTATTTTCCTGCAGATTTGGAATCTGACTGTCCACACTGGCAGGGCCAGATTTAGAATAGAAGTGAGCCAGATTTGATGTGTGCCTAGACACAGAATCAAAGGTTCCTGGGAAAGTTACCACTGTAAATACCACTGCTTCCGATAGTTATTGtggcagctgaaaaaaaaaaactcagtaaataccacaaaaaaaatttttttaaatggcatcaTGAGCAACATCCACAGAACAGTACATTAAACCATAGAACTTCAGACACTAGGATTACCACCTAATTTGTGTTAAATGAGTATGGTTGATATCTTTCCAGAGATAAAGACAGGAAAGGCCCAGTCATGCCTTATTGTAGTCCCAGAACCTGAGAGATGGAGATGgaatgatcaggagttcaaggcaagcctacCTATTACAAACAAAAAGGGAGTCCCCAACATTCAACCATGGAGTGTGTAGCCCACCTCCCAGATGGTCTGTTATTACCTCCTGGATTCTTTTTCCCCAAGACCTACTCCACTCCCAATCCCTACACCTCATCATCCTCCCTGTGGCCAGCCCTTCCCCACAACTTCAGCAGACTCCATAGACCAGGTACAGCACActccagttggaagaacaggtgagtgacagACCTTCCAGCCGAGCTGCCCCAGTCTCCAGACCCTATACCCCATAGCACATTCCATGCCTTCACCCCCCATCAGCACCAACACTGCTACTGGGTCCTGTTTCCAATTCAGGTGGAATTCCACTGCTCTTCTTGTACAGTCCTCACCAGTGGTCTATTCAGTGAGTGACCAGCCTCCTAGCTGGACTGCCATAATGCCCCCAGGATTTTGTTCCCCTAAGACTCTCTCTTCCACCAAAACCCTCCAGCTCATCATTCTTCCCATGGCTCAATaactccagcagactccataggCCCAAGTACAgtccacaccagtcagaagactAGCACCCCCTCACTTGGGCTCCATATTCTGGTCTACAACTTAGGAAGAAGACTTCAGCTgcactggaggccagaagaagatttCAGCTacactggaggccaggctggacctAGGGACACAAGACCCAAAAAACCCAAGTGGAGACTCACTACTGCACCTAAAGACTCTCCAGTCACCAGAACACTTGGCCAATTAGCCAGAAGACAAGAGATGAAACAGAAAAGGgggacaaaacacccatccaacaaacaCAAATGCAGGAATCAACATCTAGACCTATAaacatcccaaatccagatgcctatactccagtataagaacacaatcaataacagaaagggcaatatgcCACCACCAGAACCCAGATATCCTACAATAGCAAGATCTGAACATTCCAATGcaactgaaacacaagaaaacaatgataaaaataacttaatgaggatgacagaggtccttaaagagaaaattaaaaactcccttgaAGAAATAGagataaagacaaataaaataattggaggaaatcaataaagctCTTAAAGGATgttaagaaaaccaaaaaaaaataaaaaacagaaacaaataaaacagttgacaaaaaacaaataaaaccgttctagacctgaaaatgaaattgaaaatgaaacaaaaacaataaagaaaacacaaactgaggaaattctggaaatggaaacccTGGATaaaggaacaggaactagagatgcaagcatcactaacaatacaagagatggaagagagaatctcaggtgttgaagatataATAGAGGAATAAAttaattggtcaaagaaaatatttaatataaaaacatcctaacacaaaatatccagaaagTCAGGGACACTATGAGAAGAACAAACAagagaaataggaatagaaaagggagaagaatccCTCtccaaaggcccagaaaatatattcagcaaaatcatagaagaaaatttttccatCCTAAAAAGGAcatacctataaaggtacaagaagatTATAGAATATCAAGCAAacttgtttgaatcttagatggtcttttaataaaaaaattaaaaaaaaaaaacagagccagatatcagggtgaaagctgaaagatcagtgaagcaaagcagccagccactacTTCTTgtctctatgaaatcctcagcttaAAGAGAGTacgttcctgtttcctcacactttatatacctttctctgcctgccaaattacttcctggaattaaaggcatgtgtgcttcctaagcaaaggcatgagatctcaagtgttgggattgaaggtgtgtaccaccacttcctgacctctatgtctaatctagtggctggctctgtcctctgatcttcatgcaagtttattagggtaaacaatatatcactacatttcccattttttgtctaaaataacaaaagaaggttataactaatacaagaaaaactatatacaataagtatatacaatatatacagtcaagatttaCATTAACCATGTCCAGTTCGTTAACATTTGACAGTCTAGCACTTGCTCAAACACTGTCTTATGCATCTTGTCCTTAGCCCTGAGCTCCACTGAAAATGAGGAAAGCCATGTGAAATGAGAGAAAATCCTTTGCATGACACCCTCCCTACAATGCACCAATACTGGAGGGTGAGGGTTCAGGAGACTCACAGTTTAGATGGGCCATTGCCAATCCATTGCCATTTCTGACTCTTTTCATCATATTTTAATCCAATCCAGTAACTGTTTTTAGTAAGCCGGGACTTTAGTAACTTCTGTAAGAGAAAAGACACACCTGATGATAAATTTCCTACCGTTTGGTGAGAAAAGAACAACATAGCAGCCCCCAGCTATTCGTATGTCAGGTCTCTGCGGTCCTGTCCTCCAGCCCTTCAGTCCCTCCAAGTTCATTTTTCAAGGCATTTCCCACTAGAGGCTCATTTGTGTAAAAACCAATGTCAGTTACAcaagttatttaaaatgaaaacagcaagTGTCTAGAGATACTGGGTTTATGAAAtgatttgtgtctgtgtttcttagACCAAGTCTCACTGTATAACCAAGGCCGACCAGGAACTCACAATACTACTGCTTGTGGCTCTTAAGAACCAGCACGCTGCATACATGGTTCATAAAATAACTTCTGACACTCTATGAAATTATTCAACTGTGCATCCCCAAAGACCACAGAGGCATGTGGGAAGTGTTCATATGGTAAGTAACACCCTGTCTTCATAGCAAATTTATTAAGAGGAAAAGTACTGTGTAAAAAGCTGTGCATTAAGCTCCATGCTCCAGAGAAGAATCTTCTTCTCAAGTTCAGACCTGGAAGTGACAgaaattgaggaggaaagggacagATATTTGGAAAAATTTAGTGCCTTACATGTGACATCCAAGTGGCATGATGTCTAATTAAAtgattgaatatattttaaaatgtggttttaaatttaattatgatTACTATATCAAAAGGCAATTTACATTATTActtgactttaaaaattttttatgttataactttttatacatatattaaattgGTGTATAAATTTTGTACCATGCTCTAAATGGCAAAGGTTTCAAACTGATCATTCAGCCTTTTCTCTAGAAAAATGTAGTCTTCATATCAAAAGATATTTTGTTAGTaataatttaaacagaaaatgtTAGCATCTTGgcacctttgttttcttttaattactcatttctaaaaatagacatctttttttaaaaaaacataaaaatagtatGAAGTAAAGATTATGGAGAGTTTCAATGACAATCACATTGGAGCTACCTGGTAAAACTACTTAATTCTATGAATctcatgtatttccatttttcaaaCTGGCCCAGAGGTCAGTTACTTTCTCTATTGTCATCCAATTACTCATCTCAGGCAGTCTCACTTTCGGGTTCCAAAGAGCAAACCCTAGACAGTGGCCTCTCTGGGTGGAGTTGGCACTCTATGGAGATACATAACTGTCGGTCACAGGATGTGCTGTACCAAAGATTTAAACTTATTCCAGGAAAACATGCTTCTCTGAGGGACTCTCTTGCAGACACCTGAGAAAGGAAGAATCCTGCAAAGACACAACTGTCTCTTTAGGAATCAGTGTCCTCATAACAGACCCTGTGTCCTGACCCTAAGCCAGGAGCAGGAAGGAGTAGCCTAGGATACTCTTACTGCACAGTTTTTGCTCACGTTACAGGCAAACCTTTCACAACACTTAGAGGTCTCTCTTTCAGTGAACCTACCCGGGCTCAGCATCTCACTATCCAAGGGTTAGAGACAGAGTCTAAGAGAAGAAATGGACATGTTAAGAGTTTACAGTACcagttcatcatcatcatctatcttcaAAAGGGATAAGCTGCAGCCCTGGCAGGTCTGATTACATCCACTCCAGTGTTTATTGTCCATGATGAAATAACATTTTACGCCATAGCAGAACCAGTGTCCTTCAACATTTGTGCCTACAAAAGAAAGGGGAATagtgaaaattattattttccagTATTCTGTTATTAGAGcacttttttaattaaacatttataaCTAAGTACAATTTCAGAGCTCAAAGAAATTGAAATTCTATAATGTTGAGAGATCCCAGTACACCGATGCTCTATGCAGTGTTGTTTATAACAGTGGATATACAGAAACAGCTGATGTGTCCATTGTGGACATCAGTAGAAAAAAATGCAGCACAAGCACACAATGGAATGCTATTTATCATTTAAAGTGAAGGAAATTGCCTGGTTGTGATAGTTTATACCTGTAACCTGAGCACTACACagagtgagacaggaggatcatcaccagtttgaggccagcctaggctaagtAGTGACTTCCATGTCAGCCTTGGCTATAAAGTAGACtctaagacagcctgggctacagaatgaaaccATGTCTCACACCTATACACCTTGAAAGAGAGATGCTCAACTAAGTGACGAATATGGATGAACTCAAGGATGGTGTGCCATACCTTTATGACTCAACTGAGAAAAGGTTTCTAACACAGCCCAACACTAAGAAGCAGAGGCTTGTGAGATACCAGAGCTGGAGTATGGAGAGCAAACACATGTTGCACAGAGGCAATTACAAGGAGGATGGAATTCTAGACCTGCAGTAATGCACTGTGCCCCCAGTTCATCCACACATATATAGcgggaatcttaaaaagttcttattaagccgggcggtggtggcgcacgcctttaatcccagcactcgggaggcagaggcaggcggatctttgtgagttcgaggccagcctgggctaccaagtgagttccaggaaaggcgcaaagctacacagagaaaccctgtctcgaaaaacaaaaaaaaaaaaaaaaaaaaaaaaagttcttattaataaaatcaaacctgaggccagtattggggtgaatgctggaagaacagagaagcagagcaagccatggctacctcacctcaccatttcctcagctgatcctgtttcctcagactggaaacctttGAGTCCACAAccgaatgaatctcagttgaCCTGCTGtgccaaagcctgaaagcttaaccacccaaatgcttctattttctggtcttcactccttatatatctttctgttttcgccatcactccctgggattaaaggctcactttttgggattaaaggcatgtgtcaccatgcctggctgtttccaatgtggccttgaactcacagagatccagagggatttctacctctggaatgctagaattaaagatgtgagtgccaccgttttccagcctttgtatctagtggctgttctgtctctgaccccagataagtttattagggtgtataatattttggggaacacaataccaccacacatatccTGTGAACTTAAGGTTGTGCTGTGGTCTGTGTTAGATGCCCTTACCTTAAGAGAAATAAGAGACACATGAGGGAGCTTTTGAAGGTGTTAGTCTACTCTCCTAATTATGTTCATGCCTTCAATGGTATACCCACATACCCAAACACGTCAAGTTGCATACATTAAAATGTGTGCAATTGTGTAGCAATAACACCTCAATATGATTATTTTGTTTATGGAAGGGCTGGGGAAGGCCTTGGTCTGTTAACAAACTTTATCTCCAACCTTTGTTTTCCTGTGAAGAGGCATTGttctgtatctcaggctggcctggaatttgctgagCTGTCCAGATTGTCCTTAAATTTATAATCctgctgtctcagcctcctaaggacAGGGGCTACAGCAATATTCTACCATTTACAGATGacaaagcaattttaaaataataacacaaaacatttttcataggtctggaatatttaaaaaaatggtgctttttcttttcctatcacaTTTTATAATGCAGCAGTTTTAAAGATACAATTAATCCTTACATAATAATAATTGTTAACTCCAATCATGGTGTGGTGAAATCATATGCAAAAGCTCTTTGTAAACTCTAAATTCTAAAAAGTATTTATTGATGAATGAAAAACTGTGTCAATTAAAGTTAACTAGTCATAATACACAGTAAGAAAGGTTCCTTGTAATGCTTGATATTTTCATCTTTGTGGCCTCATTCACTGTGTCACTGACAGTTACACAAGTGTGGACACCATTTTAAAGCTCCAGAATGTGCTGCAGGGAGCTGCACCATAGTCACAAATAAGCCAACTCTCTCATACCAAGGCAGAAggaaaacacattcacacacacacacacacacacacacacacacacacacacacacacattatttttatgACTCTATCTATATGAATTCTATAAGTCTATTTCAGCCTAAGAATTTGGTAAATCCATTCAGCTAGAAACTTCCATTTTCTCTCAGCAAAAAAGTTGGAGACTCAAATTTGCCCATAGACCAAAAGAACCTGAATTTTCAGCTGTGCTGATTTGCAATTCCATCCCTTTGGAGCCAGAACAGCCACTGAGTTCTAGAAGTTGTAATTTAAACAGGGATTTCTGGGGTTCCAGGAGCCTCTATGAGATACAGAAACTCCAAGCCATTAACCCACAGATCACCAGCATTGTAAGCTGCTAATTGGACTTCAAATTTTCTGGGGAAGAAACAATGCAGAATAATGCAATTATTTACTCAAAATCCTCTCCTCACCTGTGCGCTGTAGGCAATCTGGAACAAGATTATTTTCCTCATGGCATCTGTTCTCTTTTCTGTTGAGGGAGTCCAGATGGTCTTTGAGGGCATCATACTGTTTAGACTTATTTCTCAACATTTCTTCTCTTAAGTAGCTCTCATTTTGCGTGGTGCTGTACTCTTGATGGAGATTATTTAGAGTTTTCTGCAGTTCGTGTTTTTCTTGACTATACTGAAAAACTAAAATTAGCAACAGATATAACACCGAAAATGCTCATAAGGAGTAAATATTGAAATTTAAGATAACAGAGAAAGCCCATGTTGACAACCAACACATTACTACTTTAACTGGTATTTTGACATTTAGAAAATAACACCTCAATGAACTCACTATAGGAATGGAAACACAAATTTCTCTCTATCAGGGTAACTTTAATGTAAAGCAAACAATACAGCTGAATAAAAATGTGGTGGATGTACCACAACTTCCAATTATTCAATTTTTCACAGCACAAAACTTTCAAATAAATACCTAAGTAAAATATTCAGTAAATACTTAACACAGCATGAAAATGTGAACTAAGAAACATTAAGAAATGGCAAATTCTCTATTGGACCAGAGGGGAAGCAAAATATCCAGATATGTAGTCATGTTTTAGCACAGCCTGGGAGtgattttctctaaaaaaaaaaacgtgaAGGAATCCAATAAAGCTTAAGTTTTAATATCTATGCACAGATGAAGTCTATTCACTTATCCATGTCCTTAATatacactgagaaaaatgaaaagaacatcaTCATTTCTTTTGCACAGCTGTGTCTTATAGAATATTTACATACTACTCACAATCACCTAAGCTCAGAAAGCAGACTATCATCAAGTCCTCAAAAGGAACAATACCAAGAATGAGACAGAACAAAGCAGCTTCCTACAGCCCCTGAGTTAATAGAATAGGTATGTATGAGACTAGGACACTGTAGTATGTCAGgcaaaaccaaatgaaaacatAGTCCAGAGCTATCTGGCACATTCTCCTGATTATAGCAGAGCAATGAACAGAGTGTGTTAACTACATAATTTGTGTCTAAAGTTATTACTTAGGCAGAAAGGCAAAGAAGATGTATACCAGTTACTCACTGTGTGTCACCAACACTGCAACTGTCACCAGCAGAATGGAGCAAAGGACTCCCAGGGGTATTGCAATGAGGTGCCATGGAACTAAACACTcttaatcaaaacaaacaaaaagcaaagcaagaaaatgaacaccatgaaaagagcaCGTCACAATATTGATTATAATTTTGTGTAGCACAGAAATGAGATATTGGTCTCTAACAGTTTTACAGAAGTCCATCATACAAGCTGACTAAACATGTGCTTTCAAAATTTGTAGATTTCGGCCTAAAATGCACCCACTGTAGAAATCCTACATGTGTGAAGTTTCGCAAGATTACAAACTTTTTTTTACCTTTGGCCTTACATTCTCAATCCTCCTGACTTAGCCTAAAAGTAGCCTTATGACAGGCACAGGCTCTCACCCAGTTCTACGGGATCAAAAGTGCATCCTTCAGAAAGCACTGGAGGAACAGACACAGCCCAAGTAGAAGACCCAAAACTGGAGCATTCAGGCCATCAAGGGAGAGTAACtaaggatgaggaggaagggaagagggatggATATTCTTGAGAAATATAGGGAACTGTGGCTATTCTAGAGCTGACTTGTATACATGTCCATCCATTCTGGGACCTAGAAGTGAACTCCCTCTTTTTTCCATAAGTTCCATTTTTTCCAAACAACACTAAACATCTTTGTATATCTGAGGTGTTGGGAATCTGAAAGCCAAGCCTCTGATTATCACTACGTCAAAGAATTTAAAGTTTTCAGCTTAGAGTTCAGCTGTTACAGTTCATttagagaaagcagaaaaagagaacagaaaagagagatttcctcttttttgttaaTAAACTTTATTCTTTAACATTTCTGAGAATGCATAATGCATTTTAGTCACCCCATCCCCACTACCCTCTCtcatcccctctcttcctctgcagCTTCTTCCCAGGAAGAGGTTTCCTCCTCTGATGAACTACTTTGCTGTTTCATTTCATTAGATGTTGGAAATATTCAAGACAATTAAAACACCTTTTGCTAAAGAGAAAGTATTGTTTC includes the following:
- the LOC102920396 gene encoding killer cell lectin-like receptor 2 isoform X2; translation: MSDEEVTYTTVRFHKSSGLQNGGRSDETQGPREAGHGKCLVPWHLIAIPLGVLCSILLVTVAVLVTHIFQYSQEKHELQKTLNNLHQEYSTTQNESYLREEMLRNKSKQYDALKDHLDSLNRKENRCHEENNLVPDCLQRTGTNVEGHWFCYGVKCYFIMDNKHWSGCNQTCQGCSLSLLKIDDDDELKLLKSRLTKNSYWIGLKYDEKSQKWQWIGNGPSKLNLMTKSLKGRRGCAFLNFGGIRSDDCGIKHPCVCEKRMDKFPD
- the LOC102920396 gene encoding killer cell lectin-like receptor 2 isoform X1; the encoded protein is MSDEEVTYTTVRFHKSSGLQNGGRSDETQGPREAGHGKCLVPWHLIAIPLGVLCSILLVTVAVLVTHIFQYSQEKHELQKTLNNLHQEYSTTQNESYLREEMLRNKSKQYDALKDHLDSLNRKENRCHEENNLVPDCLQRTGTNVEGHWFCYGVKCYFIMDNKHWSGCNQTCQGCSLSLLKIDDDDELKLLKSRLTKNSYWIGLKYDEKSQKWQWIGNGPSKLINLNTLFQPGLNSGLKVGYLLLEIYLFVLSAPRSSLFFTPFLLFFEQILIRLVWLKVSVLPRL
- the LOC102920396 gene encoding killer cell lectin-like receptor 2 isoform X3 is translated as MSDEEVTYTTVRFHKSSGLQNGGRSDETQGPREAGHGKCLVPWHLIAIPLGVLCSILLVTVAVLVTHIFQYSQEKHELQKTLNNLHQEYSTTQNESYLREEMLRNKSKQYDALKDHLDSLNRKENRCHEENNLVPDCLQRTGTNVEGHWFCYGVKCYFIMDNKHWSGCNQTCQGCSLSLLKIDDDDELKLLKSRLTKNSYWIGLKYDEKSQKWQWIGNGPSKLINLNTLFQPGLNSGLK